The following are encoded together in the Hydractinia symbiolongicarpus strain clone_291-10 chromosome 14, HSymV2.1, whole genome shotgun sequence genome:
- the LOC130625704 gene encoding hemicentin-1-like: protein MSSFKAFLYATHMLLFIHGSLHWPLPKIRDILLRGLPPIEGIYGKNILTLECKHSGESNVTISWTFNGKKIHERGQYFFSLPEILRVFDVTNRNNGVYRCYVGNKYGTVFSEFNFKVNSLGSFEPCCQLHDETRIVKATLGESLTLKCPKHSTGRGQHYFWGWSRRFAPSFFLETHIPINQSFIDKSGSFVIPRLKEFDVEMVNFFGGISCVLHNNKESVYSCSFLIDAQKGTNKKSSPTLVSYMDKEFSVVEGRSVDIVCGAAGNPTPLISWYKDGVKIVPKNGSAAGNIEIIAWNTWLRIDPVLETDFGVYKCVARNSLGEDSKEGVLLVHSEPSWKIKLPNALMVVHNDVITLVCSTLGYPAAQYSLYHNDTLLMSSRPHYNHPFVYSIANAEFHHGGVYTCVASNVYKTITSSSYVTVTKLRDAILGRLNCD, encoded by the exons ATGTCTTCTTTCAAAGCTTTCTTGTATGCAACACATATGTTATTGTTCATTCATGGCAGTTTACATTGGC CGTTACCAAAAATTAGAGACATTTTATTGAGAGGACTTCCTCCAATAGAAGGTATATATGGTAAAAATATTCTTACATTGGAATGTAAACACAGCGGAGAATCAAATGTGACAATCAGTTGGACTTTTAACGGAAAGAAGATACATGAGAGAGGGCAATACTTTTTCAGCCTTCCAGAAATATTAAGAGTATTCGACGTCACAAATCGGAATAACGGCGTCTATCGTTGTTACGTCGGAAATAAATATGGAACAGTATTCTCCGAATTTAACTTTAAAGTTAACA GTCTTGGATCATTTGAACCCTGCTGCCAACTACATGATGAAACAAGAATTGTTAAAGCAACTCTCGGTGAAAGTTTAACATTAAAATGTCCTAAACATTCAACTGGTCGCGGACAACACTACTTTTGGGGTTGGAGTAGGCGATTCGCTCCTTCTTTTTTCCTGGAAACCCATATCCCAATAAACCAATCATTTATTGACAAATCTGGCTCCTTCGTTATCCCGCGTCTTAAAGAGTTTGATGTTGAAATGGTAAATTTCTTTGGTGGCATTAGCTGCGTCTTGCATAACAACAAAGAGTCGGTTTACAGCTGCAGCTTTTTGATTGATGCTCAAAAag GCACCAACAAGAAATCTTCACCAACTTTGGTATCTTACATGGATAAAGAATTCTCCGTTGTAGAAGGGAGATCAGTGGATATAGTATGCGGTGCGGCGGGAAA tcCAACACCATTGATATCCTGGTATAAAGATGGAGTTAAAATTGTGCCTAAAAATGGCAGTGCTGCAGGCAACATTGAAATCATAGCCTGGAACACGTGGCTACGAATTGACCCAGTTCTAGAAACTGACTTCGGCGTATATAAATGTGTCGCAAGAAATAGCCTGGGTGAAGACTCGAAGGAAGGAGTATTACTTGTGCACA GTGAGCCATCGTGGAAAATAAAACTTCCAAACGCACTAATGGTAGTGCACAACGATGTTATAACACTGGTGTGCTCAACCTTGGGTTATCCAGCTGCTCAATATTCATTATACCATAATGACACTCTTTTAATGAg TTCCAGGCCACATTACAATCACCCATTTGTGTATAGTATTGCTAACGCTGAGTTTCATCATGGTGGTGTGTATACTTGTGTTGCATCCAATGTCTACAAAACAATCACATCTTCGTCATATGTTACAGTTACGAA GTTACGTGATGCAATTCTCGGACGTTTAAACTGCGATTAA
- the LOC130626024 gene encoding follistatin-related protein 4-like produces MHVFVSGTKFCRPSFLRSHITTNIFSPTPLISWYKDGVKVLPSSGSAAGNIMILSGNMRLRIVPVRTTDVGVYKCVARNSLGEDSKEGVLLVHRETSWKIKLRNVVKVQHNDVIILWCSASGYPAVQYSLYHNDTLLKRYTLF; encoded by the exons ATGCATGTCTTTGTTTCCGGCACTAAGTTCTGTAGACCGTCATTTTTAAGAAGTCACATAACCACAAATATTTTTAGTCCAACACCTTTGATATCCTGGTATAAAGATGGAGTAAAAGTTTTGCCTTCAAGTGGCAGTGCTGCAGGCAACATCATGATTTTGTCCGGGAATATGCGACTACGAATTGTGCCGGTTAGAACAACTGACGTCGGAGTATATAAATGTGTGGCAAGAAATAGCCTGGGTGAAGACTCAAAGGAAGGTGTATTACTTGTGCATC GTGAAACGTCGTGGAAAATAAAACTTCGAAACGTAGTAAAGGTACAGCACAACGATGTTATAATACTGTGGTGCTCAGCCTCGGGTTATCCAGCGGTTCAGTACTCATTATACCATAACGACACTCTTTTAAAGAGGTATACCTTGTTTTAA